One Curtobacterium sp. MCLR17_007 DNA window includes the following coding sequences:
- the pheT gene encoding phenylalanine--tRNA ligase subunit beta, whose translation MRVPLRWLGESVDLPDDVTLEHVHAALVSVGFEEEAVHTFDLTGPVVVGRVLERVPEPQKNGKTINWCQVDVGEPEPRGIVCGAHNFDVGDKVVVTLPGAVLPGPFPIAARKTYGHVSDGMIASARELGLGDEHDGILRFADLGMDPDVGADAIALLGLDDAAVEINVTPDRGYAMSLRGVAREYAHATGASFHDPADRVPSHQAEGFTVTIADDAPIRGRVGSSTFVTRVVRGIDATRPTPAWMVSRLSLVGVRSISLPVDITNYVMFELGQPLHGYDLATVVGGLGVRRATAGETLTTLDDVTRTLDPEDLVITDDQGPVGLAGVMGGARTEITAATTDVLIEAAGFDQVSIARTARRHKLPSEASKRFERGVDPRVAEAAANRAVALLVELAGGTADSLGSTLVDTSERPAVPMRLSRPSELIGVEYTDSEVIDTLRAIGAAVDTVADQLRVTPPTWRPDLTDDTTLVEEVARIVGYDRIPSVLPVAPPGRGLTAHQQARRRVAAALAADGLVEVVTAPFVSVATTAAYPGIDPAGGPAVVLANALDSEQNLLRRSGLPALVDVARRNTSRGLVDLAVYETSRVFLPTTDAELGTSDVPVGAARPDAELLADLEAALPAQPFHVSALLVGHRLAKQPGVVPEPYGIADALDVARTVAWAAGAELTVAQTSHPSLHPGRAASLLVGGTVVGVAGELLPELTAASDLPRVVSVVEIDLDAVIAAVPESVSVAPIVSYPAATQDLSLVVGVDVPAGDVLDAVRAGAGELLEYARLVDDYRGSGVDEGQKSLTFALRFRATDRTLTAAEASVARDGAVRRAGERFGATLRD comes from the coding sequence ATGCGCGTCCCACTCCGTTGGCTCGGCGAGTCCGTCGACCTGCCTGATGACGTCACGCTCGAGCACGTGCACGCGGCACTCGTGTCGGTGGGCTTCGAGGAAGAAGCCGTCCACACCTTCGACCTCACCGGGCCCGTCGTGGTCGGCCGGGTGCTCGAACGAGTCCCCGAGCCGCAGAAGAACGGCAAGACCATCAACTGGTGCCAGGTGGACGTCGGCGAGCCCGAGCCCCGCGGCATCGTCTGCGGCGCGCACAACTTCGACGTCGGCGACAAGGTCGTCGTCACGCTGCCCGGCGCCGTGCTGCCCGGCCCGTTCCCGATCGCTGCCCGCAAGACCTACGGCCACGTGTCCGACGGCATGATCGCGTCGGCGCGCGAGCTCGGTCTCGGCGACGAGCACGACGGCATCCTCCGCTTCGCCGACCTCGGCATGGACCCCGACGTCGGAGCGGACGCGATCGCGCTGCTCGGCCTCGACGACGCTGCCGTCGAGATCAACGTCACGCCCGACCGCGGCTACGCGATGAGCCTGCGCGGCGTCGCCCGCGAGTACGCGCACGCCACGGGTGCGTCCTTCCACGACCCGGCGGACCGGGTCCCCTCGCACCAGGCCGAGGGCTTCACCGTGACCATCGCGGACGACGCGCCGATCCGGGGCCGCGTCGGTTCGAGCACCTTCGTCACCCGCGTCGTCCGTGGCATCGACGCCACCCGACCGACACCGGCATGGATGGTGTCGCGTCTGTCGCTCGTGGGTGTGCGCTCCATCTCGCTGCCGGTCGACATCACGAACTACGTGATGTTCGAGCTCGGCCAGCCGCTGCACGGCTACGACCTCGCCACGGTCGTCGGCGGGCTCGGCGTCCGTCGGGCGACGGCGGGGGAGACCCTGACGACGCTCGACGACGTCACCCGCACCCTCGACCCCGAGGACCTCGTCATCACCGACGACCAGGGCCCCGTCGGGCTCGCCGGCGTGATGGGCGGCGCGCGCACCGAGATCACGGCTGCGACCACCGACGTGCTGATCGAGGCCGCGGGCTTCGACCAGGTCTCGATCGCGCGCACCGCCCGGCGCCACAAGCTCCCGAGCGAGGCGTCCAAGCGCTTCGAACGCGGTGTCGACCCCCGCGTGGCGGAAGCCGCAGCGAACCGCGCCGTCGCGCTCCTCGTCGAACTCGCCGGCGGCACGGCGGACTCCCTCGGCTCGACGCTCGTCGACACCTCGGAGCGTCCCGCGGTCCCGATGCGACTGTCCCGCCCGTCCGAGCTGATCGGCGTCGAGTACACCGACTCCGAGGTCATCGACACGCTCCGCGCCATCGGGGCCGCGGTCGACACGGTCGCCGACCAGCTCCGGGTCACCCCACCGACCTGGCGACCGGACCTGACCGACGACACGACGCTGGTCGAGGAAGTGGCCCGCATCGTCGGGTACGACCGGATCCCGAGCGTCCTGCCGGTCGCGCCGCCCGGACGCGGTCTCACGGCGCACCAGCAGGCGCGTCGTCGCGTCGCCGCGGCACTCGCTGCCGACGGCCTCGTCGAGGTGGTCACGGCGCCGTTCGTGTCCGTCGCGACGACCGCCGCGTACCCGGGGATCGACCCCGCGGGCGGGCCAGCCGTGGTGCTGGCGAACGCGCTCGACAGCGAGCAGAACCTGCTCCGCCGCAGCGGTCTGCCGGCCCTGGTCGACGTCGCACGTCGCAACACGTCGCGCGGGCTCGTCGACCTGGCGGTGTACGAGACCTCCCGGGTCTTCCTGCCGACCACCGACGCCGAGCTCGGCACGTCCGACGTCCCGGTCGGTGCGGCCCGACCCGACGCCGAGCTCTTGGCGGACCTCGAGGCAGCCCTGCCCGCGCAGCCGTTCCACGTGTCCGCGCTCCTCGTCGGGCACCGCCTGGCCAAGCAGCCGGGCGTCGTCCCCGAGCCGTACGGCATCGCGGACGCCCTCGACGTCGCGCGCACCGTCGCGTGGGCGGCGGGCGCCGAGCTGACCGTGGCGCAGACGTCGCACCCGTCGCTCCACCCGGGGCGAGCCGCATCCCTGCTCGTCGGCGGGACGGTCGTGGGCGTCGCGGGTGAGCTCCTGCCCGAGCTCACCGCCGCGTCGGACCTGCCGCGCGTCGTGTCCGTCGTCGAGATCGACCTCGATGCCGTGATCGCAGCCGTGCCCGAGTCGGTGTCGGTGGCGCCGATCGTGTCCTACCCGGCTGCCACACAGGACCTGTCCCTCGTGGTCGGTGTCGACGTGCCGGCGGGGGACGTGCTCGACGCCGTCCGCGCTGGCGCCGGAGAGCTCTTGGAGTATGCTCGGCTCGTGGATGACTACCGGGGCTCCGGCGTGGACGAGGGACAGAAGTCCCTGACGTTCGCGCTGCGCTTCCGTGCCACGGACCGCACCCTGACCGCTGCCGAGGCCTCCGTGGCCCGCGATGGCGCCGTCCGACGTGCCGGCGAGCGATTCGGGGCGACCCTGCGCGACTGA
- the pheS gene encoding phenylalanine--tRNA ligase subunit alpha yields MSEPLEISESAVADAVDAALAAVRAATTVAELKQARAEHTGEQSTLARMNASMRSVPPEQKAQAGKLVGQARGRVNGAITDQESVLAVAEERARLDAERVDVTALPSTRTPGSRHPLSLLNETVADIFVGMGWEVAEGPELEHEWFNFDALNFDQDHPARAMADTIFVEPVDRHLVMRTHTSPVQVRSLLSRDLPLYVIAPGRVYRADELDATHLPVFTQVEGIAIDRGLTMAHLRGTLEHFARQMFGAEAQIRLRPNYFPFTEPSAEMDVWQPNAKGGARWVEWGGCGMVNPNVLRSAGIDPDEYQGFAFGMGIERTLQFRNGLNDMRDFLEGDIRFSQQFGTVV; encoded by the coding sequence GTGTCAGAACCTCTCGAGATCAGCGAATCGGCCGTCGCCGACGCGGTCGACGCGGCCCTCGCCGCAGTCCGTGCCGCCACGACGGTGGCCGAGCTCAAGCAGGCCCGAGCCGAGCACACGGGCGAGCAGTCGACGCTCGCGCGCATGAACGCCTCGATGCGCAGTGTCCCGCCCGAGCAGAAGGCCCAGGCCGGCAAGCTCGTCGGTCAGGCCCGCGGCCGCGTCAACGGTGCGATCACCGACCAGGAATCGGTGCTCGCCGTCGCCGAGGAACGCGCACGACTCGACGCCGAACGCGTCGACGTCACCGCGTTGCCGTCGACCCGGACCCCGGGCTCGCGCCATCCGCTGTCGCTCCTCAACGAGACGGTCGCCGACATCTTCGTCGGCATGGGGTGGGAAGTGGCAGAAGGCCCCGAGCTCGAGCACGAGTGGTTCAACTTCGACGCGCTGAACTTCGACCAGGACCACCCCGCGCGGGCGATGGCGGACACGATCTTCGTCGAGCCCGTCGACCGCCACCTGGTCATGCGCACGCACACCTCCCCGGTGCAGGTGCGCTCCCTGCTGTCTCGTGACCTGCCGCTCTACGTGATCGCCCCCGGGCGGGTGTACCGCGCCGACGAACTCGACGCCACGCACCTGCCGGTGTTCACCCAGGTCGAGGGCATCGCCATCGACAGGGGCCTCACGATGGCGCACCTGCGCGGCACGCTCGAGCACTTCGCCCGGCAGATGTTCGGTGCCGAGGCGCAGATCCGTCTGCGTCCGAACTACTTCCCGTTCACCGAGCCCTCCGCCGAGATGGACGTGTGGCAGCCGAACGCCAAGGGCGGCGCGCGGTGGGTCGAGTGGGGTGGCTGCGGCATGGTCAACCCGAACGTCCTGCGCTCCGCCGGCATCGACCCCGACGAGTACCAGGGCTTCGCGTTCGGCATGGGCATCGAGCGGACGCTCCAGTTCCGCAACGGCCTGAACGACATGCGTGACTTCCTCGAGGGCGACATCCGCTTCTCGCAGCAGTTCGGAACGGTGGTCTGA
- a CDS encoding RNA methyltransferase yields the protein MTDLLENPRAGRVKAVAALAKKDVRAETGLFLLEGPQAVREAIAYAPELLRELYVTPTAAERYDLGDAPVDTWFVTEQVLAAMADTVTPQGVVAVCQQFPTSVRQVFPEPGATGLEARVDPATNRPLPALVAILEEVRDPGNAGTIIRAADSAGADAVVLTGRSVDPYNPKVVRSTTGSLFHVPVSVGVSLADAIGRAKALGYTVLAADVSGDDLPAVRAEGLLDGPTAWVFGNEARGLTDEDLTLVDRAVTVPIYGAAESMNLATAASVCLYESAFALRSA from the coding sequence GTGACTGATCTCCTCGAGAACCCCCGTGCCGGACGTGTCAAGGCCGTCGCCGCCCTCGCCAAGAAGGACGTGCGTGCCGAGACGGGCCTGTTCCTGCTCGAGGGACCGCAGGCCGTCCGCGAAGCGATCGCGTACGCACCCGAGCTGCTGCGTGAGCTCTACGTCACGCCCACCGCCGCCGAGCGGTACGACCTGGGCGACGCGCCCGTCGACACCTGGTTCGTGACCGAGCAGGTCCTCGCGGCGATGGCGGACACGGTGACGCCGCAGGGTGTCGTCGCGGTGTGCCAGCAGTTCCCGACGTCGGTGCGGCAGGTGTTCCCCGAGCCCGGCGCGACCGGTCTGGAGGCGCGGGTCGACCCCGCCACGAACCGTCCGTTGCCCGCGCTGGTCGCGATCCTCGAAGAGGTGCGGGACCCGGGCAACGCCGGCACGATCATCCGCGCAGCCGACTCGGCCGGAGCCGACGCGGTCGTCCTGACCGGGCGGAGCGTCGACCCGTACAACCCCAAGGTCGTCCGGTCGACCACGGGTTCCCTGTTCCACGTGCCGGTGTCGGTCGGCGTGTCGCTGGCGGACGCGATCGGGCGGGCCAAGGCACTCGGGTACACGGTCCTCGCGGCGGACGTCTCGGGCGACGACCTGCCCGCCGTCCGCGCCGAGGGGCTGCTCGACGGTCCGACGGCGTGGGTGTTCGGCAACGAGGCACGTGGGCTGACCGACGAGGACCTCACGCTGGTCGACCGCGCGGTCACGGTTCCGATCTACGGCGCCGCCGAGTCCATGAACCTGGCCACCGCGGCGTCCGTCTGCCTGTACGAGTCGGCGTTCGCGCTCCGCTCCGCCTGA
- the rplT gene encoding 50S ribosomal protein L20, producing the protein MARVKRAVNAAKKRRVILERAEGYRGQRSRLYRKAKEQVTHSLVYAYRDRHAKKGEFRRLWIQRINAASRANGLTYNRLIQGLALAGIEVDRRILADLAVNNPETFAALVESAKKALPADTSAPKAA; encoded by the coding sequence ATGGCAAGAGTGAAGAGAGCGGTCAACGCCGCCAAGAAGCGTCGCGTCATCCTCGAACGCGCCGAGGGCTACCGCGGCCAGCGTTCGCGTCTGTACCGCAAGGCGAAGGAGCAGGTCACCCACTCCCTCGTCTACGCGTACCGTGACCGCCACGCCAAGAAGGGCGAGTTCCGTCGCCTGTGGATCCAGCGCATCAACGCTGCGTCCCGTGCGAACGGCCTGACCTACAACCGCCTCATCCAGGGCCTCGCCCTGGCCGGCATCGAGGTCGACCGTCGCATCCTCGCGGACCTCGCCGTGAACAACCCGGAGACCTTCGCCGCGCTCGTCGAGTCGGCCAAGAAGGCCCTCCCGGCCGACACCTCGGCTCCCAAGGCCGCGTAG
- the rpmI gene encoding 50S ribosomal protein L35, translated as MPKQKTHSGSKKRFKVTGTGKIMKQQAGMRHNLEVKSAKRKARLNEDQVLSKADAKNVKKLLGH; from the coding sequence ATGCCCAAGCAGAAGACCCACTCCGGGTCGAAGAAGCGCTTCAAGGTCACCGGCACCGGCAAGATCATGAAGCAGCAGGCCGGTATGCGTCACAACCTCGAGGTCAAGTCTGCCAAGCGCAAGGCTCGCCTCAACGAGGACCAGGTCCTCTCGAAGGCCGACGCGAAGAACGTCAAGAAGCTCCTCGGCCACTGA
- the infC gene encoding translation initiation factor IF-3, which produces MKELRIPDPRTNDRIRVPEVRLVGPQGEQVGVVPIAVALRLAQEAELDLVEVAPDAKPPVAKIMDYGKFKYEAAQKAKEARRNQVNTELKEVRFRLKIDVHDYETKRKRAEGFLLGGDKVKAMILFRGREQSRPEQGVRLLHKFAEEIAEFGVVESRPTQDGRNMTMIIAPLKNKSDVKGEQNAKRAADKAERRASEHAAKAKPEDAAPAASPEPAAAESKETATAESTAE; this is translated from the coding sequence TTGAAGGAGCTCCGCATTCCCGATCCCCGTACCAACGACCGAATCCGCGTCCCCGAGGTCCGTCTTGTCGGACCCCAGGGCGAGCAGGTCGGCGTTGTCCCCATCGCCGTCGCACTGCGCCTCGCGCAGGAAGCAGAGCTGGATCTGGTCGAGGTCGCGCCGGACGCGAAGCCGCCCGTGGCCAAGATCATGGACTACGGCAAGTTCAAGTACGAAGCTGCGCAGAAGGCGAAGGAAGCCCGTCGCAACCAGGTCAACACCGAGCTCAAAGAGGTCCGGTTCCGCCTGAAGATCGACGTGCACGACTACGAGACCAAGCGCAAGCGTGCCGAGGGCTTCCTCCTCGGCGGCGACAAGGTGAAGGCCATGATCCTCTTCCGCGGCCGCGAGCAGTCGCGTCCGGAACAGGGTGTCCGACTCCTGCACAAGTTCGCGGAGGAGATCGCCGAGTTCGGCGTCGTCGAGTCCCGACCCACGCAGGACGGCCGCAACATGACGATGATCATCGCGCCGCTCAAGAACAAGTCCGACGTCAAGGGCGAGCAGAACGCCAAGCGTGCGGCCGACAAGGCCGAGCGTCGCGCGTCCGAGCACGCCGCCAAGGCGAAGCCGGAAGACGCTGCCCCGGCCGCGTCGCCGGAACCGGCCGCCGCCGAGTCGAAGGAAACGGCCACGGCCGAGTCCACGGCCGAATAG
- a CDS encoding DUF1844 domain-containing protein, whose amino-acid sequence MTDTPPIDPSSDGTVDEAARDISEVPAVELINTVAVHLLSAAAVKVGLADDPEQQTDLDEARKLITALAGLVTAAATEIGDHHARPLRDGLRSVQLAFREASAIPDAPGAGPGEKYTGPVN is encoded by the coding sequence GTGACCGACACCCCGCCCATCGATCCCTCGTCCGACGGCACCGTCGACGAGGCCGCCCGGGACATCTCCGAGGTCCCCGCCGTCGAACTGATCAACACCGTCGCCGTGCACCTGCTCAGCGCCGCCGCCGTCAAGGTGGGGCTGGCCGACGACCCGGAGCAGCAGACCGACCTGGACGAGGCGCGGAAGCTCATCACCGCCCTCGCCGGCCTGGTCACCGCCGCGGCCACCGAGATCGGTGACCACCACGCGCGACCGCTGCGCGACGGCCTGCGCTCGGTGCAGCTCGCGTTCCGCGAGGCGTCCGCCATCCCCGACGCGCCGGGCGCGGGCCCCGGGGAGAAGTACACCGGACCCGTCAACTGA
- a CDS encoding phosphotransferase codes for MTDVAQWMARQRWYAAKGGVPQLRTIAELDERTDEARVLTRFVIDDAVTGSVLYQVPVTEHQDPVPELEHARITTDETSDDADQDVLPSYDGPHDPAYARWLLGAIDHGEESLVPIGTVRSARVLRGEQSNTSIICETEDNGTVIVKVFRVLHHGDNPDVTTQQALSAAGSSRVPRVFGALRGAWPDTGRDDGVASGHLAFAQEFLPGLDDAWRVALDDARRGDSFAAGADRLGAALAEVHVTLAGAMPTEPATPERVEQARATMLQRLETAAAEVPEVAEHADAVRAVYDRASDVAWPDLQRIHGDLHLGQVLSAPEPRGWVFLDFEGEPLRPLHERSLPDVPLRDVAGMLRSFDYVAGALAHETEPVDAAAWAHEAREAFLDGYTRGIGVDVRAHREVLDAFELDKAVYEVVYEARNRPTWVGIPVAAVERLAARSVR; via the coding sequence ATGACCGACGTCGCGCAGTGGATGGCCCGGCAACGCTGGTACGCAGCGAAGGGGGGTGTCCCGCAGCTCCGGACGATCGCCGAACTCGACGAACGCACCGACGAGGCTCGGGTGCTCACCCGCTTCGTCATCGACGACGCGGTGACCGGCTCCGTCCTGTACCAGGTCCCCGTCACCGAGCACCAGGACCCCGTCCCCGAACTCGAACACGCCCGCATCACCACGGACGAGACCTCGGACGACGCCGACCAGGACGTCCTGCCCTCGTACGACGGCCCGCACGACCCCGCGTACGCGCGGTGGCTGCTCGGGGCGATCGACCACGGCGAGGAGTCCCTCGTGCCGATCGGCACGGTCCGGTCCGCCCGCGTCCTGCGCGGCGAGCAGTCGAACACCTCGATCATCTGCGAGACCGAGGACAACGGCACCGTGATCGTGAAGGTCTTCCGCGTCCTGCACCACGGCGACAACCCCGACGTGACGACTCAGCAGGCCCTCTCCGCCGCAGGGTCGTCCCGGGTGCCACGCGTGTTCGGTGCCCTCCGTGGTGCCTGGCCCGACACCGGACGCGACGACGGCGTCGCCAGCGGCCACCTGGCTTTCGCCCAGGAGTTCCTGCCCGGGCTCGACGACGCCTGGCGCGTCGCCCTGGATGACGCTCGCCGCGGGGACTCCTTCGCGGCCGGCGCCGACCGTCTCGGTGCAGCGCTGGCCGAGGTCCACGTCACGCTCGCGGGAGCGATGCCGACCGAGCCGGCGACGCCGGAGCGGGTCGAGCAGGCCCGGGCGACGATGCTGCAGCGCCTCGAGACCGCCGCGGCCGAGGTCCCGGAGGTCGCCGAGCACGCCGATGCCGTCCGCGCCGTCTACGACCGGGCTTCCGACGTCGCCTGGCCCGACCTGCAGCGCATCCACGGCGACCTGCACCTCGGGCAGGTGCTCTCCGCACCGGAGCCGCGTGGCTGGGTCTTCCTCGACTTCGAGGGCGAACCACTGCGTCCCCTGCACGAGCGCTCGCTCCCGGACGTGCCGTTGCGCGACGTCGCCGGCATGCTGCGGTCCTTCGACTACGTCGCCGGGGCACTGGCGCACGAGACCGAACCGGTCGATGCCGCAGCGTGGGCTCACGAGGCCCGAGAAGCCTTCCTCGACGGCTACACACGTGGGATCGGCGTGGACGTCCGCGCCCACCGCGAGGTCCTCGACGCGTTCGAGCTCGACAAGGCCGTCTACGAGGTCGTCTACGAAGCCCGCAACCGGCCGACCTGGGTCGGCATCCCGGTCGCCGCCGTGGAGCGCCTGGCGGCGCGGTCCGTGCGGTAG